One region of Pleuronectes platessa chromosome 18, fPlePla1.1, whole genome shotgun sequence genomic DNA includes:
- the kiaa0319l gene encoding dyslexia-associated protein KIAA0319-like protein isoform X4 has product MSYAHDHTLLTWSSPHLALLPLTYLWLLAPATGVSADLCRVTGGVLGIHWSSTISVGWRPLATGRAGATCWESCCLEPSCDAVWSLGGHCVLLRCSLKGGCLISILPQPHQESLGLLQLISKGPITARRRQARNAPQTGSHPPHTGHLNDTVTSQKESSKLETDHPTHSVPSTTPLLQKPQKNLSHSTNGSSDSSEVQSPISSTTPHNTVDTPPSSNGSDVISPTATEAATITTTTQAAVRELVVSAGESVEVTLPRSSVELNAFVVPTSPEGTDYAFEWRLITHPKDYSGEVEGKDSKTLKLSKLTVGLYEFELTADGDGAHGEGYVNVTVKPEPRINKPPVAIVSPKFQEISLPTSSTVIDGSQSTDDDKVVAWLWEEVKGPLREEKVSANTAILTLNNLLPGNYTFSLTVTDSDGATNSTLATLSVHKAKDYRPVANAGPNEVLQLPRNSITLYGNQSTDDHDSLLYEWSLSPESKDKVVEMQGVRTPILQLSALQEGDYTFQLTVTDSSGQQETAQVTVIVQPENNKPPVADAGPEKELTLPVDRTTLDGSKSSDDQKIATYHWEQTSGPDNVKIENPDAAVATMTGLEVGRYEFTLTVTDDRKLKSTDTVTVIVREELDQPPVAHVLSSPPVSLPARTATLDGSHTTDDKGGVTFLWTRDDSSPAAGDVLNNSDHQAVLFLGNLVAGKYSFHLLVTDSKGQTSTDRGTLEVKPDMWERDLVELVLEVSVSQVSHRQRDMLLRQVGVLLGVLDSDIIVREIRAYNEHSTRLVFLVSGGPGRPPLSGHSVALGLRNKLRKQKNDFLIYKARRVDTVICQLNCSGHGECDSFTRRCVCHPFWMENFIRAQLGDAESNCEWSVLYVTIASFMIVVAMATLVWGIVCCCKRRKSKVRRSKSRYKMLEAEEQDSLELQPQRVGETRTRHQRMFRPVNNRRNLKKPV; this is encoded by the exons GTGTGTCAGCAGATCTCTGCCGGGTGACCGGCGGCGTGCTGGGGATCCACTGGAGCAGCACCATCAGCGTGGGTTGGCGCCCTCTAGCAACTGGCAGAGCCGGGGCGACGTGTTGGGAGTCCTGCTGCTTAGAGCCGAGCTGCGATGCCGTGTGGAGCCTCGGTGGGCACTGTGTGCTCCTCAGATGCTCCCTGAAGGGGGGCTGCCTCATCTCCATCCTGCCCCAGCCCCACCAGGAGTCTCTTGGCTTACTGCAGCTGATCTCCAAG GGTCCCATCACAGCGAGACGCAGACAGGCTCGCAATGCACCGCAAACAGGAAGCCACCCGCCGCACACAGGACACCTCAATGACACGGTAACATCACAGAAG GAAAGTTCAAAACTGGAAACAGATCATCCAACTCATTCTGTACCCAGCACCACCCCCCTTCTTCAGAAGCCCCAGAAGAACCTCAGCCATTCAACCAATGGGAGTTCGGACTCCTCTGAGGTTCAATCACCAATTAGCTCGACGACACCGCACAACACTGTTGATACTCCTCCGTCTTCCAATGGCAGTGATGTCATCTCACCCACAGCGACTGAGGCTGCCACCATCACCACTACAACACAGGCT GCAGTGAGGGAGCTGGTGGTGTCAGCGGGGGAGAGCGTGGAGGTGACGCTTCCCCGCAGCTCGGTCGAACTCAACGCCTTTGTAGTCCCAACATCACCAGAAG GGACAGACTATGCATTTGAATGGCGTCTGATTACACATCCCAAAGATTACAGCGGGGAGGTGGAAGGAAAGGACAGCAAGACGTTAAAGCTCAGCAAG ctGACGGTGGGCCTGTATGAGTTTGAGTTGACGGCGGACGGGGACGGGGCTCACGGAGAAGGTTACGTCAATGTCACAGTCAAACCAG AGCCGCGGATAAACAAGCCGCCTGTTGCCATCGTTTCCCCAAAGTTCCAGGAGATTTCTTTGCCGACCAGCTCTACGGTGATAGACGGCAGCC AGAGCACCGATGATGACAAGGTGGTGGCTTGGCTGTGGGAAGAAGTCAAAGGTCCCCTGAGGGAGGAGAAGGTCTCTGCCAACACCGCCATCCTCACCCTCAACAACCTGCTGCCTGGGAACTACACGTTCAG TTTGACCGTGACGGACTCGGACGGAGCCACAAACTCGACACTGGCCACGCTCTCTGTCCACAAAGCCAAGGACTACCGGCCTGTGGCCAATGCCGGCCCAAACGAG GTCCTCCAGCTGCCACGGAACTCCATCACCCTGTACGGCAACCAAAGCACAGACGACCATGATTCCCTGTTGTACGAGTGGTCCCTCAGCCCGGAGAGCAAAGATAAAGTGGTGGAGATGCAG GGTGTCCGGACACCGATCCTGCAGCTGTCAGCGCTGCAGGAGGGAGACTACACCTTCCAGCTGACTGTGACCGACTCATCCGGACAGCAGGAAACCGCCCAGGTCACGGTCATCGTGCAACCAG AAAACAATAAACCACCCGTGGCAGATGCAGGACCAGAGAAGGAGCTGACGCTGCCGGTGGACAGAACCACACTGGACGGCAGTAAGAGCAGCGACGATCAGAAGATCGCCACCTACCACTGGGAACAAACCAG TGGTCCTGATAATGTGAAGATTGAGAACCCAGACGCCGCCGTGGCCACGATGACGGGCCTCGAGGTCGGCAGGTACGAGTTCACCCTGACGGTGACGGATGACCGGAAGCTGAAGAGCACCGACACGGTCACGGTCATCGTcagagaag AACTGGACCAACCGCCGGTGGCTCACGTCCTGTCCAGTCCACCTGTCTCACTGCCGGCCAGGACCGCCACTCTGGACGGATCTCACACCACCGACGACAAAGGCGGAGTCACCTTCCTGTGGACGAGAGACGACAGCAGCCCTGCGGCAGGA GACGTACTGAACAACTCTGACCACCAGGCTGTGCTGTTCCTTGGAAACCTGGTGGCTGGGAAGTACAGTTTCCATCTGTTAGTAACTGACAGCAAAGGACAGACCAGCACTGACAGGGGCACCTTGGAGGTCAAACCAG aCATGTGGGAGCGGGACCTGGTGGAGCTGGTGTTGGAGGTCTCGGTATCGCAGGTCTCCCACCGGCAGCGGGACATGCTGCTGCGCCAGGTTGGGGTTCTACTGGGCGTGCTGGACAGCGACATCATAGTGCGAGAGATCCGTGCGTATAATGAGCACAG CACTCGTTTGGTCTTCCTGGTGTCAGGCGGTCCGGGGCGCCCCCCTCTGTCCGGTCACAGCGTTGCACTTGGCCTACGCAACAAACTGCGCAAACAGAAGAACGACTTCCTCATTTACAAGGCTCGACGTGTGGACACAGTCA TCTGCCAGCTGAACTGCTCCGGCCACGGCGAGTGTGACTCGTTCACGCGGAGATGTGTGTGTCATCCTTTCTGGATGGAGAACTTCATCAGAGCTCAGCTCGGAGACGCAGAGAGCAACTGTG AGTGGAGCGTGCTCTATGTGACTATAGCATCTTTTATGATTGTGGTTGCAATGGCAACACTTGTATGGGGGATAGTGTGTTGCTGCAAAAG ACGAAAGAGCAAAGTGCGCAGGAGTAAAAGTCGATACAAGATGCTGGAGGCGGAGGAGCAGGACAGTCTGGAGCTTCAGCCGCAGAGAGTCGGTGAGACGCGCACACGACATCAACGCATGTTCCGACCTGTGAATAACAGGCGAAATCTCAAAAAG CCCGTATGA